Below is a window of Methanocaldococcus jannaschii DSM 2661 DNA.
GCAACAAACTCCTTCTTAACTTTTTCAAATATTCCAATACCTACAACTCTTGCCTTAGCTCCTCCGTGTTTTCCTGGCTTTGAAACGCTAATATCTACAATTTCACATGGAACTCCATCAATCATAACATACTGTCCAACTTTTAATGAACCGACATTAACTTGTTTTGTTCCTGGCATTATTATCACCTTTTATTTTCTAAAAAAGAAACTTTTAATAACTATTGCCTTATGTTATATAAATATTACTATCAACACATTCTGAGTTTTTGAGATTATTAATCTTATTAATCTATTAAATTTAATATTCAAATTTAACAAAATTTCAATAACTTCTATCTTTTAAGCATATAAAAAATAAAATTTTAGATAGTTACCATTCTTTGTTATTCACTTCATTTTCTTTCATAATTTGGGATATATACATTGTTAAACCACCAACAGCGGCGGCTATCTTTTTATTCTTTTCAAATACCTTCTCTGATACAACACTGTATAAATCTCTTGATTCTAATGCGTATTTAACCATTTTCTCTCTTAATTTATGCATATTCTGCTCTACATAGTGAGTTGAGATATTCCCTTTTAAAAAGTTCTCCTCCTCTAAAACAGCCCTATGGAATGGAATATTTGTTTTAACGCCTATTATAACATACTCCCTCAAAGCTCTTTTCATTCTTGCTATTGCCTCCTCTCTGCTATTTCCATAAGTAATTAGCTTAGCTATCATTGAATCATAGTAAGGAGGAATTTCAGCCCCTCCATAGACACCACTGTCAATCCTAACTCCAGGCCCCCCTGGAGACCTATATAGTTTTATCTTTCCAGGACATGGAACGAAATCATTTAATGGGTCTTCTGCGTTAATTCTGCACTCAATTGCATGCCCTCTTATTTTAACATCTTCCTGCTTTAAAGTTAATTCTTCTCCAGCAGCTATTTTAATCATCGCCTTAACCAAATCTATTCCAGTAACTTGCTCTGTAACTGTATGCTCAACTTGAATTCTTGTATTCATCTCTAAGAAGTAAAAGTTGCCATTTTCATACAAAAACTCAACAGTTCCTGCACTGTCATAATTTATTGCCTTTCCTGCTTTGATTGCCGCTTCTCCCATTCTTTCTCTTAACTCTTCAGTCATTATTGGTGAGGGAGCCTCTTCAATCAACTTCTGATGTCTCCTCTGTATTGAACACTCTCTATCTCCTAAATGAATAATATTCCCATGCTTATCTCCCAATAATTGGATTTCAATGTGTCTTGGATTTTCTAAGTATTTCTCAATAAATACTGTTGGGTCACCAAATGCACTCTTTGCAATGTTTCTTGCAGATTCAATAACTTCTTTTAACTCCTCTTTGCTATATGCAACACTCATTCCCATTCCG
It encodes the following:
- a CDS encoding acetyl-CoA carboxylase biotin carboxylase subunit; the encoded protein is MFNKVLIANRGEIAIRIIRACWELGIKTVAVYSEADKRSLHATLADEAYCIGPAPAAKSYLNIDAILNVAEKAKVDAIHPGYGFLAENAEFARAVKKAGFEFIGPNPDAIEAMGSKINAKKIMKKAGVPLIPGSEGAIEDIDEAIEIAEAIGFPVVVKASAGGGGMGMSVAYSKEELKEVIESARNIAKSAFGDPTVFIEKYLENPRHIEIQLLGDKHGNIIHLGDRECSIQRRHQKLIEEAPSPIMTEELRERMGEAAIKAGKAINYDSAGTVEFLYENGNFYFLEMNTRIQVEHTVTEQVTGIDLVKAMIKIAAGEELTLKQEDVKIRGHAIECRINAEDPLNDFVPCPGKIKLYRSPGGPGVRIDSGVYGGAEIPPYYDSMIAKLITYGNSREEAIARMKRALREYVIIGVKTNIPFHRAVLEEENFLKGNISTHYVEQNMHKLREKMVKYALESRDLYSVVSEKVFEKNKKIAAAVGGLTMYISQIMKENEVNNKEW